One genomic window of Arthrobacter sp. KBS0703 includes the following:
- the rpsI gene encoding 30S ribosomal protein S9 produces the protein MAQNEETTEAVVAEETLTSYTSESGPAEAEAPKKERPALTVAGAAVGRRKEAVARVRIVPGTGKWTINGRELANYFPNKLHQQDVNEPFKILDLDGAYDVIARIHGGGISGQAGALRLGIARSLNEIDTENNRATLKKAGYLRRDARVIERKKAGLKKARKAQQYSKR, from the coding sequence GTGGCTCAGAACGAAGAGACCACCGAGGCCGTCGTGGCCGAGGAAACCCTGACCAGCTACACCTCGGAAAGCGGTCCTGCGGAAGCAGAAGCGCCGAAGAAGGAACGCCCGGCACTGACCGTTGCCGGCGCAGCAGTTGGCCGCCGCAAGGAAGCCGTTGCACGCGTCCGCATCGTGCCCGGCACCGGCAAGTGGACCATCAACGGCCGCGAGCTGGCCAACTACTTCCCGAACAAGCTGCACCAGCAGGACGTCAACGAGCCCTTCAAGATCCTCGATCTTGACGGCGCCTACGACGTCATTGCCCGCATCCACGGTGGTGGCATTTCCGGCCAGGCCGGTGCCCTGCGTCTCGGCATCGCCCGTTCACTGAACGAGATCGACACCGAGAACAACCGCGCCACCCTGAAGAAGGCCGGTTACCTGCGCCGTGACGCCCGCGTCATCGAGCGTAAGAAGGCCGGCCTCAAGAAGGCCCGTAAGGCTCAGCAGTACTCGAAGCGCTAA
- a CDS encoding TadE/TadG family type IV pilus assembly protein: MNRSNFRARRRDRGAVAVEFALVAPLLLALIAGIVEFSHAYNLQISVTQAAREAARTMAIDNNQGAAELAAAAGAPGLNTGDFGYSFTPTACADGESIAVTITYPAATLTGIFGSSLTVTGVGAMRCGG; this comes from the coding sequence GTGAACCGCAGCAACTTCAGAGCTAGAAGGCGCGATCGCGGCGCGGTTGCCGTCGAATTCGCCCTGGTGGCACCCCTTCTCCTGGCACTGATTGCCGGCATCGTGGAGTTCTCCCATGCTTACAACCTCCAGATCTCAGTAACCCAGGCTGCCCGCGAAGCCGCTCGCACCATGGCCATCGACAACAACCAGGGCGCAGCGGAGCTGGCCGCGGCCGCGGGCGCACCCGGGTTGAACACCGGGGACTTCGGATACTCCTTCACCCCGACCGCCTGCGCCGACGGCGAAAGCATTGCGGTGACCATCACGTATCCGGCAGCCACGCTGACCGGCATTTTTGGCAGCAGCCTTACAGTGACCGGAGTAGGAGCCATGCGATGCGGCGGCTGA
- a CDS encoding pilus assembly protein TadG-related protein, translated as MRRLKNSRTDRERGAAGVLLAVMMLVLMGAGALAVDVGQIYAERAQLQNAADAGAIAIAQACHATGCTQSQAEAIAQDLANSNSNDASSNVLQVDMSVANQVTVRTTTRDGTSGAGFLRPMFSSALDAPPATVGAHATAALEFPTRGSGFPLAISNHCYNLSDAVATGAVQKISYKPGGTCTGPSGTQIPGGWGWLDRSSPCVAVTQNGSNHVGSDPGNNPPTDCQNILTGWKATLLAGGEVDVAFPIFDNATNQGQNGQFHIIGYATFKIWGWKFGNNGVYEFRNTAGSPGMTASLACSGGNNRCVIGQFIKFESIDSFSGGSGGGTNLGTVIIKLID; from the coding sequence ATGCGGCGGCTGAAGAATTCCCGGACCGACCGTGAGCGCGGCGCGGCAGGCGTCCTGTTGGCCGTCATGATGCTCGTGCTCATGGGCGCGGGCGCACTGGCAGTGGACGTCGGCCAGATCTACGCCGAACGGGCGCAACTGCAAAACGCTGCCGATGCCGGCGCCATTGCGATCGCCCAGGCCTGCCACGCAACGGGATGTACGCAGTCCCAAGCTGAAGCCATCGCGCAGGACTTGGCCAACAGCAATTCAAACGACGCGTCGTCCAACGTGCTCCAGGTCGACATGTCCGTGGCCAACCAGGTCACCGTCAGAACAACCACCCGGGACGGCACCAGCGGGGCGGGCTTCCTGCGGCCCATGTTCAGTTCGGCGCTCGATGCGCCGCCTGCAACCGTGGGAGCTCACGCAACCGCAGCCCTGGAATTCCCTACACGCGGCTCGGGATTTCCTCTGGCCATTTCAAACCACTGCTACAACCTGTCGGACGCTGTTGCCACCGGAGCGGTGCAGAAGATCTCCTACAAGCCAGGCGGAACGTGCACCGGTCCGTCTGGGACTCAGATCCCAGGGGGTTGGGGTTGGCTGGACCGAAGCTCACCGTGCGTGGCAGTCACTCAAAACGGCAGCAATCACGTTGGATCGGACCCGGGCAACAATCCTCCCACTGACTGTCAAAACATCCTGACCGGATGGAAGGCCACCCTCCTTGCCGGCGGGGAGGTAGACGTCGCATTCCCCATCTTCGACAACGCCACAAACCAGGGACAAAACGGCCAATTCCACATTATTGGCTACGCAACCTTCAAGATCTGGGGCTGGAAGTTCGGCAACAACGGCGTTTACGAATTTCGCAATACGGCCGGCTCTCCGGGAATGACCGCATCTCTCGCATGCTCTGGAGGGAATAATCGCTGCGTTATCGGTCAATTCATTAAATTCGAGTCAATCGATTCCTTTAGCGGAGGGTCGGGTGGAGGAACGAACTTGGGAACCGTAATTATCAAGCTCATCGACTAA
- the glmM gene encoding phosphoglucosamine mutase, producing the protein MSTLFGTDGVRGLANGLLTAELALQLAQAAAVVLGHERTADGARPRAVVARDPRASGEFIAAAVEAGLSSSGIDVYDAGVLPTPAAAYLVADLNADFGVMISASHNPAPDNGIKFFARGGQKLPDEVENAIEEQMGKEPFRPVGGEVGRIQRFSDAEDRYIVHLLGTLPHNLHGLKVVLDCAHGAASGCSPQVFKDAGADVVVIGAEPDGLNINEGVGSTHLGPLKAAVVAHGADLGIAHDGDADRCLAVDHEGNEVDGDQIMAIIAVALKDAGKLTDNVLVATVMSNLGLKIALRRAGIAVRETGVGDRYVLEEMRAGGFNLGGEQSGHVILADYATTGDGVLTGLQLAAQVALTGRPLKELATIMTKLPQVLINVKDVDRSRVNGDEALAAAVKLAEEELGDTGRVLLRPSGTEPVVRVMVEAGDQHTAQVIAERLAQVVKSELALELVGD; encoded by the coding sequence ATGTCTACATTATTTGGAACAGACGGTGTCCGGGGCCTGGCGAACGGCCTACTGACTGCCGAGCTCGCATTGCAGCTGGCCCAGGCCGCCGCCGTCGTGCTTGGCCATGAACGCACCGCTGACGGTGCGCGGCCTCGGGCCGTGGTGGCGAGGGACCCCCGCGCCAGCGGCGAGTTCATCGCCGCCGCCGTGGAAGCGGGGCTTTCCAGCTCCGGCATTGACGTCTACGACGCCGGTGTTCTGCCTACGCCGGCAGCTGCCTATCTCGTGGCCGACCTGAATGCCGACTTCGGCGTGATGATCTCCGCCTCCCACAACCCGGCACCGGACAACGGGATCAAGTTCTTTGCCCGCGGCGGCCAGAAGCTCCCCGACGAGGTTGAGAACGCCATTGAGGAACAGATGGGCAAGGAGCCCTTCCGGCCCGTGGGCGGCGAAGTGGGCCGCATCCAGCGGTTCTCCGACGCCGAGGACCGCTACATCGTCCACCTCCTCGGAACGCTGCCGCACAACCTGCACGGCCTGAAGGTTGTCCTCGACTGTGCGCACGGTGCCGCCAGTGGCTGTTCGCCGCAGGTCTTCAAGGACGCCGGCGCGGACGTTGTGGTGATCGGCGCTGAGCCGGACGGCCTGAACATCAACGAAGGCGTGGGTTCCACGCACCTCGGCCCCCTGAAGGCCGCCGTGGTTGCCCACGGCGCGGATCTCGGCATTGCGCACGACGGCGACGCCGACCGCTGCCTCGCCGTGGACCACGAAGGCAATGAAGTGGACGGCGACCAGATCATGGCGATCATCGCCGTCGCGCTCAAGGACGCCGGCAAGCTCACCGACAACGTCCTGGTGGCCACCGTCATGAGTAACCTCGGCCTGAAGATCGCCCTGCGCAGAGCCGGCATCGCCGTCCGCGAAACCGGCGTCGGCGACCGGTACGTCCTCGAGGAAATGCGCGCTGGCGGCTTCAACCTCGGCGGAGAACAGTCCGGCCACGTGATCCTGGCCGATTACGCCACCACCGGCGACGGCGTCCTCACCGGCCTGCAGCTGGCGGCGCAGGTTGCACTCACCGGCCGTCCGCTCAAGGAACTCGCTACGATCATGACCAAGCTCCCGCAGGTCCTCATCAACGTGAAGGACGTGGACCGGTCCCGCGTCAACGGCGACGAAGCCCTTGCCGCAGCCGTGAAGCTTGCCGAGGAGGAACTGGGCGACACCGGCCGCGTTCTCCTGCGCCCCTCGGGCACCGAGCCGGTTGTACGCGTGATGGTGGAGGCCGGCGACCAGCACACCGCCCAGGTCATCGCCGAGCGCCTGGCGCAGGTTGTTAAATCAGAGCTGGCCCTGGAGCTCGTCGGCGACTGA
- the mscL gene encoding large conductance mechanosensitive channel protein MscL, with protein MLTGFKKFILKGNVIDLAVAVVIGTAFSAVVDALVKSVMMPLISLLVGQPKFDNFLAFGDVRIGVLLTAVVNFLLVAAAIYFVIVMPINLMIERRNRRLGINQDVKEEAAEDPQIALLTEIRDALRSQSGVNKEL; from the coding sequence ATGCTTACTGGATTCAAGAAGTTCATTCTCAAAGGCAATGTCATCGATCTGGCGGTGGCGGTTGTCATCGGCACGGCGTTTAGCGCGGTGGTCGACGCCCTGGTCAAGAGCGTCATGATGCCGCTGATCTCGTTGCTGGTGGGGCAGCCTAAGTTTGACAATTTCCTGGCGTTCGGGGACGTGCGGATCGGCGTCCTGCTAACCGCGGTTGTTAACTTCCTGCTGGTTGCCGCCGCCATTTACTTTGTCATCGTCATGCCCATCAACCTCATGATCGAGCGCCGTAACCGCCGGCTTGGGATTAACCAGGACGTCAAGGAGGAAGCCGCCGAAGACCCGCAGATCGCGCTTCTCACCGAAATCCGGGATGCGCTGCGCAGCCAGTCCGGCGTCAATAAGGAACTTTAG
- a CDS encoding Flp family type IVb pilin, which produces MTTLMVSVLAFVSGIKDRLESEKGATATEYSLLVAFIAFLIIGGVGAFGGALNTWFTDLGTTVSGWAN; this is translated from the coding sequence ATGACTACTCTCATGGTCTCGGTTCTTGCATTCGTCTCGGGAATCAAGGATCGGCTTGAATCCGAAAAAGGCGCCACCGCTACCGAGTATTCGCTGCTCGTGGCATTCATCGCATTCCTCATCATCGGTGGCGTCGGCGCCTTCGGTGGGGCCCTCAACACATGGTTCACGGATCTGGGCACCACCGTTTCCGGCTGGGCTAATTAG
- a CDS encoding A24 family peptidase produces MSLVGITSSAAPLFVLAIGLLGVLLGMLSERLIAKTLPRLGGLPGMRTRITTAVLTGVLCAALAVRFGMDWSLPAFLVLGVLAVQLARIDFAHHLLPNPLVLALLSAGLGLFVLSSAATAGWAELLRAAAGAAILFVVYLILAIISPSGIGMGDVKLAAPVGLYLGYLGWSQLFYGGALGFVVGGIFSVVLISFRRPEKPAEVAFGPSMLAAALGLVLFTS; encoded by the coding sequence GTGTCCCTAGTAGGTATCACCAGCAGCGCCGCTCCTCTCTTTGTCCTCGCCATAGGACTGCTGGGCGTGCTCCTTGGAATGCTCTCCGAACGGCTCATCGCCAAGACCCTCCCCCGCCTTGGCGGGCTCCCTGGAATGAGGACAAGAATTACGACGGCGGTCCTCACCGGCGTTCTCTGCGCCGCCTTGGCGGTCCGGTTTGGAATGGACTGGTCGCTGCCGGCATTCCTGGTCCTTGGCGTGCTCGCCGTTCAACTGGCCCGCATTGATTTTGCCCACCATTTATTGCCGAATCCGCTCGTCCTGGCCCTGTTGTCGGCCGGTCTGGGCCTCTTCGTCCTCAGCAGCGCGGCCACTGCGGGCTGGGCCGAGCTGCTTCGCGCGGCCGCCGGCGCCGCCATCCTGTTCGTCGTCTACCTGATTCTGGCGATTATTTCGCCCAGCGGCATCGGAATGGGCGACGTGAAGCTTGCCGCCCCCGTGGGCCTGTACTTGGGCTACTTGGGCTGGAGCCAGCTGTTCTACGGCGGGGCCCTCGGGTTCGTAGTTGGCGGTATTTTCTCCGTCGTTTTGATTTCTTTTAGGCGCCCCGAAAAACCCGCCGAAGTGGCCTTCGGGCCCTCCATGCTGGCTGCCGCCCTGGGGCTGGTGCTGTTCACGTCCTAG
- a CDS encoding CpaF family protein encodes MKNLSDRFQHLRGEAPAQPEAPKPFEGVFHPKVAPATLGKKHEAQTAEAAASATAALEIPQVASVASEALNALKERATQTLFERLGSRITDSSLEDEELHQFVRDELKVVVDEEQVPLSTSERQRLIREIMDDVLGHGPIQRFLDDPSITEIMVNRYDQVYVERQGRLFQTDTKFGSDEALRRVIERIVSKVGRRIDESSPLVDARLADGSRVNAIIPPLAVNGPALTIRKFGRDPLTVHNLISLGSLSPEMAELLQACVLARMNIIVSGGTGTGKTTLLNVLSSFIPVDDRIVTIEDAVELQLQQEHVIRLESRPQNIEGKGEVSIRDLVRNSLRMRPDRIVVGEVRGGECLDMLQAMNTGHDGSISTVHANSPRDAIARLETLVLMAGMDIPLRAVREQVASAVNLIVHITRMRDGSRRVTHVTEVQGMEGDVVTLQDAFVFDYSAGIDANGRFLGKPVPTGVRPRFTDRFAELGIEISPAVFGASLPGGPPARGR; translated from the coding sequence GTGAAGAACCTCTCAGACCGGTTCCAGCACCTCCGTGGCGAGGCCCCGGCCCAACCCGAGGCGCCCAAGCCCTTCGAGGGCGTCTTCCATCCCAAGGTGGCGCCCGCCACCCTGGGGAAAAAGCACGAGGCCCAAACCGCTGAGGCCGCGGCAAGCGCGACGGCCGCATTGGAGATCCCACAGGTCGCATCTGTCGCAAGCGAGGCCCTGAACGCCCTCAAGGAGAGGGCTACGCAGACGCTCTTTGAGCGGTTGGGGTCACGCATCACGGATTCATCCCTTGAGGACGAGGAACTGCACCAGTTCGTCCGCGATGAACTGAAGGTCGTGGTCGACGAGGAGCAGGTACCGCTGTCCACGTCCGAGAGGCAGCGGCTCATCCGGGAAATCATGGATGACGTGCTGGGCCACGGGCCCATCCAGCGCTTCCTTGATGACCCCTCCATCACTGAGATCATGGTGAACCGCTACGACCAGGTGTATGTGGAACGCCAGGGCCGCCTCTTCCAGACCGACACGAAATTCGGTTCGGACGAAGCCTTGCGCAGGGTGATCGAACGCATCGTGTCCAAGGTGGGGCGGCGCATTGACGAATCGTCCCCGCTCGTGGATGCGCGGCTCGCCGACGGCTCCCGCGTCAATGCCATCATTCCGCCGCTCGCCGTCAACGGGCCTGCGCTCACTATCCGCAAGTTCGGCCGTGATCCGCTGACCGTCCACAACCTGATTTCGCTGGGGAGCCTCTCCCCGGAAATGGCGGAACTCCTTCAGGCATGCGTGCTGGCCCGGATGAACATCATCGTCTCGGGCGGTACCGGTACGGGCAAGACCACGCTCCTCAACGTTCTGTCGTCATTTATCCCAGTGGATGACAGGATCGTGACGATCGAGGATGCCGTGGAGCTCCAGCTGCAGCAGGAGCACGTGATCCGCCTCGAAAGCCGCCCGCAAAACATTGAGGGCAAGGGCGAGGTTTCGATCCGGGACCTCGTGAGGAATTCGCTCCGTATGCGGCCCGACCGGATCGTGGTGGGCGAAGTCCGCGGCGGCGAGTGCCTCGACATGCTGCAGGCCATGAACACCGGCCATGACGGCTCCATCTCCACGGTCCACGCCAACTCCCCCCGGGACGCCATTGCGCGCCTTGAAACGCTGGTCCTCATGGCCGGAATGGATATCCCGCTCCGCGCGGTCCGCGAGCAGGTCGCCTCCGCCGTGAACCTGATCGTGCACATCACCAGGATGCGCGACGGCTCACGCCGGGTCACCCACGTCACCGAGGTCCAGGGCATGGAAGGCGACGTTGTCACCCTCCAGGACGCGTTCGTGTTCGACTACTCGGCCGGCATTGACGCCAACGGACGATTCTTGGGCAAGCCGGTGCCCACCGGCGTACGCCCGAGGTTCACGGACCGTTTCGCCGAACTTGGCATCGAGATTTCGCCGGCAGTGTTCGGGGCATCCCTCCCCGGCGGTCCGCCGGCAAGGGGGCGATGA
- a CDS encoding type II secretion system F family protein — protein sequence MSGDTGVFVVALFLLYLAIFLTFGVALRPRSALPMSRRRPDSPAQPTALTRLTDHAVGALNKGIKKRGPGLLSRHRLDECGLKKEPGDYLLMAGVITLMAGVFGFMIGGLFAAFLLTLLTPLILHLLLNFLAGRRRTQFDQQVPDTLQMFAGGLRAGHSLLRAVDAAAQESQPPMSEELSRIVNETRIGRDLGESLADVARRTRSEDFLSISQAIEIHREVGGDLAEVLDHLGDTVRDRNQVRGQIRALSAEGRMSAIVLMALPIVMFIGLMLFNDMYSRIFSSTLPGYLMIAAAVVLLTAGGFWLRRIIKPKF from the coding sequence ATGTCAGGCGACACCGGCGTCTTCGTGGTCGCGCTGTTCCTGCTCTACCTCGCCATTTTCCTCACTTTTGGCGTGGCGCTCAGGCCCCGATCGGCACTTCCAATGTCCCGCCGTCGTCCGGATTCCCCCGCGCAGCCAACCGCCCTGACGCGGCTGACGGACCATGCAGTTGGGGCGCTGAACAAGGGCATCAAGAAGCGCGGCCCCGGTCTCTTGTCACGGCACCGGCTGGACGAATGCGGACTGAAGAAAGAGCCGGGCGACTACCTGCTCATGGCCGGCGTCATCACCCTCATGGCGGGGGTGTTCGGTTTCATGATTGGCGGCCTTTTCGCGGCTTTCCTCCTCACCCTGCTGACCCCGCTGATCCTCCATCTCCTGCTGAACTTCCTCGCCGGGCGGCGCCGGACGCAGTTCGACCAGCAGGTGCCGGACACCCTCCAGATGTTCGCCGGCGGCCTCCGCGCCGGGCACAGCCTTCTACGGGCTGTTGATGCGGCTGCCCAGGAGAGCCAACCGCCAATGTCCGAGGAGCTCAGCCGGATTGTCAACGAAACCCGCATCGGCAGGGACCTCGGAGAATCCCTGGCGGATGTGGCCCGGCGGACCAGGAGCGAGGATTTCCTCTCGATCTCGCAGGCCATCGAGATCCACCGCGAGGTGGGTGGCGACCTTGCCGAGGTCCTGGACCACCTTGGCGACACCGTCCGTGACCGCAATCAGGTGCGCGGCCAGATCCGTGCCCTGAGTGCGGAAGGGCGGATGTCCGCCATCGTCCTCATGGCGCTCCCGATTGTCATGTTCATAGGCCTCATGCTGTTCAACGACATGTACTCCCGGATCTTCAGCAGCACTTTGCCCGGCTACCTCATGATCGCGGCTGCAGTGGTACTGCTCACCGCAGGCGGCTTCTGGCTGCGCCGCATCATCAAACCGAAGTTCTAG
- a CDS encoding type II secretion system F family protein: MQPLAYAAILAVIAPLTVMTWFAFTGDRAGLRNIQANLGRASKAKGSALSISEQLKLVSQRIMPKGYAGWLDKQLAGAGRPKDWPLARLIMVKPILAFAGSVAGYLFFAGSPSAQRFLMLLGVTALCYFTPDLLVRNRAQKRREAIRLELPTVLDQMLISVQAGLGFEAAMGRAGTNGHGPMADELIRTLQDIQVGRSRKDAYLAMSERVDVPDVRSFIRAVIQADAYGIAIAGVLKAQAGDMRIKRKQRAEEHAMKMPVKMLFPLIFFILPTLFIVVLGPVALNIAAMFTG; this comes from the coding sequence ATGCAACCTCTTGCTTACGCCGCGATCCTTGCGGTGATCGCGCCTCTGACGGTCATGACCTGGTTCGCCTTCACCGGCGACAGGGCCGGCCTGCGAAACATCCAGGCAAACCTCGGCCGAGCCTCCAAAGCCAAAGGGTCGGCACTCAGCATCAGCGAACAACTTAAACTGGTGAGCCAGCGGATCATGCCCAAGGGGTACGCTGGCTGGCTGGACAAGCAGCTGGCAGGCGCCGGACGCCCGAAGGATTGGCCGCTCGCCCGGCTGATCATGGTCAAGCCGATTTTGGCCTTTGCGGGCTCAGTGGCGGGATATTTGTTCTTTGCCGGGAGCCCGTCAGCTCAGCGGTTCCTCATGCTGCTGGGTGTTACGGCGCTCTGCTACTTCACCCCCGATCTGCTCGTTCGCAACCGAGCTCAGAAGCGCCGGGAAGCAATCCGCTTGGAGCTGCCCACGGTGCTGGACCAGATGCTCATCTCGGTGCAGGCCGGCCTGGGGTTTGAGGCGGCAATGGGCCGGGCCGGCACGAACGGCCATGGCCCCATGGCGGATGAACTCATCCGGACGCTGCAGGACATCCAGGTTGGCAGGTCCCGCAAGGATGCCTATCTCGCGATGTCTGAGAGAGTGGACGTGCCGGACGTCCGCAGCTTTATCCGTGCAGTTATCCAGGCTGACGCTTACGGCATCGCCATCGCCGGCGTCCTCAAGGCGCAGGCTGGGGACATGCGCATCAAGCGGAAACAGCGGGCCGAAGAACACGCGATGAAAATGCCGGTGAAGATGCTGTTTCCACTGATCTTCTTCATCCTCCCGACTTTGTTCATCGTGGTTCTGGGACCCGTCGCGCTGAATATCGCGGCGATGTTCACCGGCTAG
- the rplM gene encoding 50S ribosomal protein L13, with protein sequence MRTYTPKPGDINRQWHVIDATDVVLGRLASQTAILLRGKHKATFAPHMDMGDFVIIINAEKVALTGAKLEQKRAYRHSGYPGGLTSVTYAELLESNPVRAVEKAIKGMLPKNSLAAQQLGKLKVYRGAEHPHAAQQPKTFEISQVAQ encoded by the coding sequence GTGCGTACGTACACCCCGAAGCCCGGCGATATCAACCGCCAGTGGCACGTCATTGACGCCACAGACGTTGTCCTTGGTCGTCTTGCCAGCCAGACCGCAATCCTGCTGCGCGGCAAGCACAAGGCCACCTTTGCGCCCCACATGGACATGGGCGATTTCGTCATCATCATCAACGCCGAGAAGGTTGCCCTCACCGGCGCCAAGCTCGAGCAGAAGCGCGCTTACCGCCACTCCGGCTACCCGGGCGGCCTGACCTCCGTCACCTACGCGGAGCTGCTGGAATCCAACCCGGTCCGCGCCGTGGAGAAGGCCATCAAGGGCATGCTCCCCAAGAACTCCCTCGCTGCACAGCAGCTGGGCAAGCTGAAGGTTTACCGCGGTGCAGAGCACCCGCACGCCGCCCAGCAGCCCAAGACGTTCGAAATTTCCCAGGTCGCCCAGTAG
- a CDS encoding AAA family ATPase, translating to MSRFVLITPNSDFERRMQLAVAGMHGSLQVFQADYLPEGPHDFLRQLVGEPPEVLILGPGLPVDGSLKLASVMDLQYPEISVVLVVPETKEVVLQAMRSGVRDLLDPAADPDSIRVMLERASLAAAGRRRGLAPGTSEHADHGAGGRVIAVMSPKGGVGKTTVATNLAVGLGKSAPMGVVIVDLDLQFGDVASGLMLDPEHTITDAVVGAASQDSMVLKTYLTVHPAGIYALCAPRNPVEMDRISGEHVTRLLNQLREEFHYIVVDTAPGLGEHVLATLEQATDAVWICGMDIPSIRGLKTGFRILAELNLLPERRHVVLNMTDRRAGLTLQDIEATIGAPVDVALPRSKTLPFSTNKGVPILQDGSRDAASKGLRQLVERFKPNWEERPHKKLHRRAVVQ from the coding sequence ATGAGCCGCTTCGTGCTCATCACACCGAATTCCGACTTCGAACGCCGGATGCAGCTGGCCGTGGCCGGCATGCACGGCTCCCTCCAAGTGTTCCAGGCGGACTACCTCCCCGAAGGGCCGCATGACTTCCTGCGGCAACTGGTCGGCGAACCTCCCGAGGTCCTGATTCTCGGCCCCGGGCTCCCTGTGGACGGTTCGCTGAAGCTGGCATCGGTGATGGATCTCCAGTACCCAGAGATCAGCGTGGTGCTGGTTGTTCCCGAAACCAAGGAAGTGGTGTTGCAGGCCATGCGCTCGGGCGTGCGGGACCTCCTGGATCCGGCGGCAGACCCCGATTCCATCCGCGTCATGCTGGAGCGAGCCAGCCTCGCGGCTGCCGGCCGCCGTCGGGGTTTGGCTCCCGGAACGTCCGAACACGCAGATCACGGCGCCGGCGGAAGGGTCATTGCGGTCATGTCCCCCAAAGGCGGGGTAGGTAAGACCACTGTGGCAACCAATCTGGCCGTCGGCCTTGGGAAGTCCGCTCCCATGGGCGTGGTTATCGTGGACCTCGACCTCCAGTTCGGCGATGTTGCCAGCGGGCTGATGCTGGACCCGGAGCACACCATCACCGATGCCGTGGTGGGAGCCGCCAGCCAGGACTCCATGGTCCTCAAGACATACCTCACGGTTCATCCGGCAGGCATCTACGCCCTCTGCGCGCCTCGGAACCCGGTGGAGATGGACAGGATTTCCGGTGAACACGTCACCAGGCTCCTCAACCAGCTCCGCGAGGAGTTTCACTACATCGTGGTGGACACCGCACCCGGCCTGGGTGAGCACGTCCTGGCGACGCTCGAGCAGGCAACCGATGCCGTCTGGATCTGCGGCATGGACATTCCGAGCATCCGCGGCCTCAAGACGGGTTTCCGCATCCTGGCCGAACTGAATCTGCTCCCGGAAAGGCGTCACGTGGTCCTCAACATGACGGACCGCAGGGCCGGCCTGACGCTGCAGGACATCGAAGCGACCATCGGCGCCCCCGTGGACGTCGCGCTCCCCCGCTCCAAAACGCTGCCCTTCTCCACGAACAAGGGTGTTCCCATCCTGCAGGACGGCAGCCGCGACGCCGCTAGCAAAGGGCTCCGCCAACTGGTGGAGCGATTCAAACCCAATTGGGAAGAAAGACCTCACAAAAAGCTGCACAGAAGGGCGGTAGTCCAGTGA
- a CDS encoding Flp pilus assembly protein CpaB, with translation MKTRLLGGIAALIVAIIGTVLLVSYVQNADKRAMADTETESVYVVEKAVAAGTGVDKMADAVVKKEVPKLAIAAGAVTDLGDVHQKVTAVALMPGEQLLSTRLVDADAFLGPSRVQVPAGMQEITLKLPIERVVGGKIAAGDTVGVFLSVGDSGAKAGGTQLTFHKVLVTAAQFSNGSAAKPQDSAAEEEATKGALTAKKSSSSDDTYMITLARNSADAERIIFATEFGHVYLSKEPANAVEATSGVVNSARLFR, from the coding sequence GTGAAAACTCGCCTACTGGGAGGCATTGCCGCGCTGATTGTGGCAATCATCGGAACCGTGTTGCTGGTCTCGTACGTGCAAAACGCTGACAAGCGCGCCATGGCCGATACCGAAACGGAAAGCGTCTACGTCGTCGAGAAGGCGGTCGCAGCCGGCACCGGCGTGGACAAGATGGCAGACGCCGTCGTCAAGAAGGAAGTTCCCAAGCTCGCCATCGCCGCCGGCGCCGTCACGGATCTGGGCGATGTGCACCAGAAAGTCACAGCCGTGGCCCTGATGCCAGGAGAGCAGCTTCTTTCAACGCGCCTGGTGGACGCCGACGCCTTCCTGGGGCCTTCCAGGGTGCAGGTACCCGCAGGCATGCAGGAGATCACCCTGAAGCTGCCCATTGAACGCGTGGTTGGCGGCAAGATTGCCGCGGGCGACACCGTGGGTGTCTTCCTGTCGGTAGGAGACTCCGGAGCGAAAGCCGGCGGCACACAGCTGACCTTCCACAAGGTCCTGGTGACGGCCGCCCAATTCAGCAACGGCAGCGCCGCCAAGCCGCAGGACTCGGCTGCCGAAGAGGAAGCCACCAAGGGTGCACTCACCGCGAAGAAGAGCAGTTCCTCCGACGACACCTACATGATCACACTGGCCCGCAACTCAGCTGATGCCGAACGAATCATCTTCGCCACGGAATTCGGCCACGTTTATCTCTCCAAGGAACCGGCGAACGCCGTCGAAGCAACTTCCGGCGTCGTGAACAGCGCAAGGCTGTTCCGATGA